One Solea senegalensis isolate Sse05_10M linkage group LG13, IFAPA_SoseM_1, whole genome shotgun sequence DNA segment encodes these proteins:
- the mmp30 gene encoding matrix metallopeptidase 30, with translation MEGALAFQTVMIVVVAAFCGAVPITSPSQEELAKAQEYLSQFFSDVGVTAPKTVRRSSLDSFDDTLRRMQEFFGLDVTGHLDSGTMKVMSQPRCGFTDAARYSHFAGQPKWEKSVVTYRIVNYTPDLSHEEVDSAIAKALKIYSDVIPLTFKKIPSGTADIMISFKSGDHGDFAAFDGVSGVLAHAFSPGEGHGGDTHFDEDETWTLTSAGSNLFLVAAHEFGHAMGMAHSQVETALMYPLYTYENTDGYKLPDDDKQGVQAIYGIRPTTPPTEETTLQPTKRPEPKPEPEPDPEPTPDPEPLPDRCSRDLVFDAATSIGRGLYFFKDGYFWKKSSSWDGITMKQIQSVWPEISHVDAAYEYKNTVVVFEGDHYWRISGNAVLAGYPKPLRDFGFPPCVKKIDAAVHEPFTDKTLFFVKREIWRYNERRERMYSSYPRYIKVEVPGITRVDAVFENEGYLYFSYGSTQIEYDYTRRRTIRTLSNSDWMDCE, from the exons ATGGAAGGAGCACTGGCTTTTCAAACGGTGATGATAGTGGTGGTTGCAGCATTTTGTGGAGCTGTGCCCATCACTTCACCCAGCCAAGAAGAGCTCGCTAAAGCCCAG gaATATCTGTCTCAGTTTTTCTCTGATGTGGGTGTCACTGCACCCAAAACTGTGCGGCGCAGCTCCCTCGACTCCTTTGACGACACTCTGAGAAGAATGCAGGAGTTTTTTGGCCTGGACGTGACAGGGCACTTGGACTCTGGCACAATGAAAGTGATGTCTCAGCCCCGCTGTGGTTTCACAGACGCGGCCCGCTACAGCCACTTTGCTGGTCAACCAAAGTGGGAAAAGTCTGTGGTCACATACAG GATAGTTAACTACACACCAGACTTGAGTCACGAGGAAGTGGATTCCGCCATAGCCAAGGCTCTGAAAATCTACAGCGACGTCATTCCTCTGACTTTCAAGAAAATCCCCAGTGGCACCGCTGACATTATGATCTCTTTCAAGAGCGGAG ACCACGGAGACTTTGCTGCATTTGATGGGGTGAGTGGAGTGTTGGCCCATGCATTCTCCCCTGGAGAAGGCCACGGAGGTGACACCCACTTTGATGAAGATGAAACCTGGACTCTTACCTCAGCAG GATCCAATCTGTTCTTGGTGGCAGCCCACGAGTTTGGCCATGCAATGGGAATGGCCCACTCTCAGGTGGAGACGGCCCTGATGTATCCCTTATACACATATGAGAACACAGATGGTTACAAGCTGCCCGATGACGACAAACAGGGAGTACAAGCTATCTATG GAATCCGACCCACAACACCACCAACTGAAGAGACAACTCTACAGCCTACTAAAAGACCTGAGCCAAAACCAGAACCTGAACCAGACCCTGAACCTACACCAGATCCCGAACCTTTACCAGACAGGTGCAGCAGGGACCTGGTTTTTGATGCTGCAACCTCAATTGGGAGAGGTCTTTACTTCTTCAAAGATGG ATATTTCTGGAAGAAGAGCAGCTCCTGGGACGGCATCACAATGAAGCAAATTCAGTCTGTCTGGCCTGAAATCAGCCACGTTGATGCTGCTTATGAGTATAAgaatactgttgttgtttttgaag GGGACCATTACTGGAGGATCAGTGGAAACGCTGTCCTAGCTGGTTATCCCAAACCTCTCAGAGACTTTGGCTTCCCTCCATGTGTCAAAAAGATAGATGCTGCAGTTCATGAGCCATTCACAGACAAAACCCTCTTCTTTGTGAAAAGGGAAATATGGCG CTACAATGAAAGGAGGGAAAGGATGTATTCTTCGTACCCAAGATACATAAAGGTAGAGGTGCCTGGGATCACCCGTGTGGATGCTGTTTTTGAGAATGAAG GTTACCTGTACTTTTCATATGGATCCACACAGATAGAGTACGACTACACGCGAAGACGAACCATCCGCACTCTGTCAAACAGTGACTGGATGGATTGCgaataa